The Candidatus Binatus sp. genome has a window encoding:
- a CDS encoding FecR family protein: protein MRQLLRSLLIASISIIASVPIPAFAQGAVGEVTKVTGTAKLERAGKEMDVVAAMPVEIHDKLRTAAKAQLTMQFRDGSKLELSESGSFTIDQYTIDPSKSVAASIGLWANHLRAIVNVGLGGAPNFEVRTPNAVAAVRGTEFETAYIADRPCPEDRSCMRYTTVEVFKGLVNVANTADPAATVQVNEGYETTVACESPATPPAPLGMGEMGSPGYH from the coding sequence ATGCGCCAGCTACTTCGGTCATTACTGATTGCGAGCATCTCGATCATAGCGTCGGTGCCCATTCCGGCCTTCGCACAAGGCGCGGTCGGCGAGGTGACGAAGGTCACCGGGACGGCGAAGCTCGAGCGCGCGGGAAAAGAGATGGACGTCGTCGCGGCGATGCCGGTCGAGATCCACGATAAACTGCGCACGGCGGCGAAAGCGCAATTGACCATGCAGTTCCGCGACGGCAGCAAACTGGAATTGTCGGAATCCGGCTCCTTCACGATCGATCAATACACGATAGACCCGAGCAAGTCGGTCGCTGCGTCGATTGGTCTTTGGGCGAATCATCTGCGCGCGATCGTTAACGTGGGACTCGGCGGTGCTCCGAACTTCGAGGTCCGCACTCCTAATGCGGTCGCAGCGGTGCGAGGAACTGAATTCGAAACCGCGTACATCGCCGATCGCCCTTGCCCCGAGGATCGAAGCTGCATGCGCTACACGACGGTCGAAGTATTCAAAGGCCTGGTCAACGTCGCCAACACTGCAGATCCAGCGGCGACGGTTCAGGTGAACGAGGGCTACGAAACGACGGTCGCGTGCGAATCGCCGGCCACCCCGCCCGCGCCGCTCGGCATGGGCGAGATGGGATCGCCGGGATATCACTGA